The genome window TGCCCTGCTCGTTCAGGCCCTTGAGGAACTCCACGTGGGAGGGGCGAGTCTCGGTCATCTCCTCGGTCTCGGGGACATAGGCGTAGGTGACGGCGTAAGCGGCCATGGGTGCAGCTCCTCGGGTTGATGCACACCGGCCTTGTGACCGGCATTACAGACCATCGTGCCGGGAGGAGACCCTGCTGCGCCTCCGCATTCCCATTGAATGGCAATGTGGAGCAAGTGCCAGCCGCGACCGTCAGGAGGGCTCCCACCCTCCGGACTTCCCCCGCGAGCCCATCTGGCGGGACAGCCCCCTCGCCGCAGCCAGGAGGACGGGGGCCTGGATCTGGAGGTTGATCTGGTCCACCTCGGCCACGATCGAGATGGCGCCCAGGACCCGGCCTCCCGGTCCGAAGACGGGGGCGGCCGTCCCCGAGGAGCCGGCCACGGTGACCCCGCGCAGGTGGGCATAGCCGTCAGCGCGGGCCTGCGCGAGACGGCGGCGCAGCCCCACCTCGGTGATACCGGAATTGCGTGTGGCCTGGTCCCAGGTCGAGGTGAGGTACCGCTCCTGGAGCTGGCGCGGTGAGTGCGCCAGGATGGCCAGGCCCGGGGCCGTGGAGAGCACGGGCAATCGGCCCGCGACCTTGGTCAGGTCCGTCGGCACGTCCTTGCTGATCAGTCGTTCCAGATAGATGATCGTGCCGTCGTCATGGTCCATGATCGCCAACGAGGTGTTCTGGCGTTGGGTGACGTGCACGGCCTCCATGAACGGCAGCGCCGCCTGACCGAACTCCTGATAGGTGGAGCTGCGCTGGCCCAGTTCCCACAGCACCAGGCCGATCCGGAAGCGGCCGTCCGGGGTGCGCCGCAGCAGCCCCTCCTCAGCCATGTCCCCCGCCAAGCGGTGGGCGGTGGACGAGGACAGACCCGTGCGGACGGCCAGTTCGGAAGCCGTGAGTTCCGGGTGGTCGGTATCGAAGGCGTGCAGCACCCGCACCAGGCGCTGGATGAGGGATTCGCCCGAACGTGAGTTGGCCATCAGGAGCTCCGACTCCGGCTGGCCCGGAGCGAGGTCTGCAACGAGGTCCGCAGCGTGCTGGAGGAGGCCAGCACCAGGGCCAGCAGCGTGATGACCGCCCCGGTCATGACCTGCCAGGTCACCTCGGCGCCACGGGTGGGCCACACGGCGTCCACCACCAGTGACCCGGCCAGCTGGCCGGCGACGAGCCCGAGGGTGAACAACAGCGATCCGATGGTCCGCGTCAGCAGGGCACCGCCGATCACCACCACGGAACCCAGCAGGCCGCCGGTGTAGTACCACCAGTCCCCCGGGCCCCACGGGAGCCGGGCCAGACCACCGGCCGCGATCTGCGGTGCGGCCACCACCAGCAGGGCCAGCGTCCCGATCAGATAGTTGAACAGCACGAGCGGCTCGACCCGGCCCACGGCCGCGCCCATCACCGCGTTCATCGCCATCTGGGGCGGCTGGAGCAGTCCGCCGGCCAGGACGAGCAACAGGGGCAGGCCGAGGGCCAGCAGCAACTCCGCGCCCGGGGCCGCCCCGGCGCCCCCTCCGAACCCACCCCCGAACAGGCGCGGGGAGAGCGCGAGCCCGACCCCGGCCAGTCCCGCGAGCACGCCCACCGACCTCCGCAGGCTCAGGCGATGGCGCCCGGAGGGCACCCACCCGAGGGTGTCCATCAGTGTCGAGGAGAGCATCTGGCCGGAGATGAAGACGAGGGAGAACAGGGCAACGCCCACCAGGTCCACGGTGACGGCCTGTCCGTACACGGCGAAGGCGCCGAGGAGCCCGGAGAAGGCGAACACCCACGGAAACCGTCCCGTGGCCGCACCCCGGACCAGCTGGACCAC of Citricoccus sp. K5 contains these proteins:
- a CDS encoding IclR family transcriptional regulator, with product MANSRSGESLIQRLVRVLHAFDTDHPELTASELAVRTGLSSSTAHRLAGDMAEEGLLRRTPDGRFRIGLVLWELGQRSSTYQEFGQAALPFMEAVHVTQRQNTSLAIMDHDDGTIIYLERLISKDVPTDLTKVAGRLPVLSTAPGLAILAHSPRQLQERYLTSTWDQATRNSGITEVGLRRRLAQARADGYAHLRGVTVAGSSGTAAPVFGPGGRVLGAISIVAEVDQINLQIQAPVLLAAARGLSRQMGSRGKSGGWEPS
- a CDS encoding DMT family transporter, whose amino-acid sequence is MGRTLSLLLALAGGVAIAVQARITGALRTELGDASLAATVTFGSGLALMLLVNGLVRANRRGVVQLVRGAATGRFPWVFAFSGLLGAFAVYGQAVTVDLVGVALFSLVFISGQMLSSTLMDTLGWVPSGRHRLSLRRSVGVLAGLAGVGLALSPRLFGGGFGGGAGAAPGAELLLALGLPLLLVLAGGLLQPPQMAMNAVMGAAVGRVEPLVLFNYLIGTLALLVVAAPQIAAGGLARLPWGPGDWWYYTGGLLGSVVVIGGALLTRTIGSLLFTLGLVAGQLAGSLVVDAVWPTRGAEVTWQVMTGAVITLLALVLASSSTLRTSLQTSLRASRSRSS